The following are from one region of the Cottoperca gobio chromosome 13, fCotGob3.1, whole genome shotgun sequence genome:
- the fosb gene encoding protein FosB isoform X1 — protein sequence MQLFWKETRSISQGNSKKINNGDIALSLVDLTAGVAFSLSPSGEMYQGFPGDPDSGSRGSSSPSIESQYLSSVDSFGSPPTTSAPQECVSAGAGLSIVGSGPVASVGGEMPSSFVPTVTAITTSQDLEWMVQPTLVSSQASGLSGSTGITTMTHPVSLVDPYDMPGPSYSSVSAFTPPSSDTQGLAPGPMRHSRTRSRRTREESVSDDGDVGVLLTPEEEEKRRVRRERNKLAAAKCRNRRRELTDRLQSETDILEEEKAELEAEISELQKEKERLEFVLVAHQPSCKFPYPDQQQQGSAQLPPVQPQLPPVQPQLLPQTLQPPVSIVGLAVNEDSFYLPPAYTAHPVSTQSQPPVQQQPQPGIMQEVEFSRSFYGSSEPAPGGPCLMASDSGGGGGNHDDAAIGSYNTSYTSSFVFTYPEGACGVSANQRNSSSEQSSDSLNSPSLLAL from the exons ATGCAACTTTTTTGGAAAGAAACCAGGAGCATCTCACAGGGGAATAGCAAAAAGATCAACAACG GTGACATCGCGCTCTCTCTGGTAGACCTAACTGCAGGTGTCGCGTTCTCTCTCAGTCCCTCCGGGGAGATGTACCAAGGGTTCCCCGGCGACCCAGACAGCGGATCCCGTGGAAGTTCCTCTCCATCTATAGAGTCCCAGTACCTTTCCTCGGTGGACTCCTTCGGAAGCCCGCCGACCACCAGTGCTCCGCAG gagtgtgtgtcagcaggagctGGCTTGAGCATTGTGGGTAGCGGGCCAGTGGCCAGTGTCGGAGGGGAGATGCCCAGTTCATTCGTGCCCACCGTCACCGCCATCACCACCAGTCAGGATCTGGAGTGGATGGTACAGCCGACCCTTGTCTCATCCCAGGCCTCTGGACTAAGTGGGTCCACTGGGATCACAACCATGACCCATCCAGTATCACTAGTTGACCCATATGACATGCCAGGCCCCAGTTATTCCTCAGTGTCTGCATTTACCCCTCCAAGTTCAGACACTCAAGGCCTAGCTCCGGGCCCCATGCGCCATTCCAGAACCCGCAGCCGCCGTACACGAGAGGAGTCTGTGAGTGACGATGGAGATGTTGGTGTGtta CTAAcacctgaggaggaggagaagaggcgTGTTCGGCGAGAGAGAAACAAGTTGGCTGCCGCCAAATGTAGAAACCGAAGACGAGAACTTACAGACAGACTGCAGTCG GAGACGGACATattggaggaggagaaggcagAGCTGGAGGCTGAGATCTCTGAGctgcagaaggagaaggaacgTCTGGAGTTTGTCCTGGTGGCCCACCAGCCGAGCTGTAAGTTCCCGTACCCAGACCAACAACAGCAGGGCTCAGCGCAGCTGCCTCCCGTCCAGCCCCAGCTCCCTCCCGTCCAGCCCCAGCTCCTTCCCCAAACCCTACAACCTCCTGTCTCCATTGTGGGCTTGGCTGTGAATGAAGACTCTTTCTATCTGCCTCCTGCCTACACAGCCCATCCGGTCTCCACACAGTCCCAGCCTCCGgtccagcagcagcctcagccAGGGATAATGCAGGAGGTAGAGTTTTCTCGTTCTTTCTATGGCTCAAGTGAGCCGGCACCAGGCGGGCCGTGCCTCATGGCCAGCgacagtggtggtggtggtggtaacCATGACGATGCGGCCATTGGCAGCTACAACACCTCATACACATCTTCATTTGTGTTCACCTACCCAGAGGGAGCCTGCGGGGTCAGTGCCAACCAGCGGAACAGCAGTAGCGAGCAGTCATCTGATTCCCTGAACTCGCCTTCACTGCTGGCGCTCTGA
- the fosb gene encoding protein FosB isoform X2, giving the protein MQLFWKETRSISQGNSKKINNGDIALSLVDLTAGVAFSLSPSGEMYQGFPGDPDSGSRGSSSPSIESQYLSSVDSFGSPPTTSAPQECVSAGAGLSIVGSGPVASVGGEMPSSFVPTVTAITTSQDLEWMVQPTLVSSQASGLSGSTGITTMTHPVSLVDPYDMPGPSYSSVSAFTPPSSDTQGLAPGPMRHSRTRSRRTREESVSDDGDVGVLLTPEEEEKRRVRRERNKLAAAKCRNRRRELTDRLQSETDILEEEKAELEAEISELQKEKERLEFVLVAHQPSCKFPYPDQQQQGSAQLPPVQPQLPPVQPQLLPQTLQPPVSIVGLAVNEDSFYLPPAYTAHPVSTQSQPPVQQQPQPGIMQEREPAGSVPTSGTAVASSHLIP; this is encoded by the exons ATGCAACTTTTTTGGAAAGAAACCAGGAGCATCTCACAGGGGAATAGCAAAAAGATCAACAACG GTGACATCGCGCTCTCTCTGGTAGACCTAACTGCAGGTGTCGCGTTCTCTCTCAGTCCCTCCGGGGAGATGTACCAAGGGTTCCCCGGCGACCCAGACAGCGGATCCCGTGGAAGTTCCTCTCCATCTATAGAGTCCCAGTACCTTTCCTCGGTGGACTCCTTCGGAAGCCCGCCGACCACCAGTGCTCCGCAG gagtgtgtgtcagcaggagctGGCTTGAGCATTGTGGGTAGCGGGCCAGTGGCCAGTGTCGGAGGGGAGATGCCCAGTTCATTCGTGCCCACCGTCACCGCCATCACCACCAGTCAGGATCTGGAGTGGATGGTACAGCCGACCCTTGTCTCATCCCAGGCCTCTGGACTAAGTGGGTCCACTGGGATCACAACCATGACCCATCCAGTATCACTAGTTGACCCATATGACATGCCAGGCCCCAGTTATTCCTCAGTGTCTGCATTTACCCCTCCAAGTTCAGACACTCAAGGCCTAGCTCCGGGCCCCATGCGCCATTCCAGAACCCGCAGCCGCCGTACACGAGAGGAGTCTGTGAGTGACGATGGAGATGTTGGTGTGtta CTAAcacctgaggaggaggagaagaggcgTGTTCGGCGAGAGAGAAACAAGTTGGCTGCCGCCAAATGTAGAAACCGAAGACGAGAACTTACAGACAGACTGCAGTCG GAGACGGACATattggaggaggagaaggcagAGCTGGAGGCTGAGATCTCTGAGctgcagaaggagaaggaacgTCTGGAGTTTGTCCTGGTGGCCCACCAGCCGAGCTGTAAGTTCCCGTACCCAGACCAACAACAGCAGGGCTCAGCGCAGCTGCCTCCCGTCCAGCCCCAGCTCCCTCCCGTCCAGCCCCAGCTCCTTCCCCAAACCCTACAACCTCCTGTCTCCATTGTGGGCTTGGCTGTGAATGAAGACTCTTTCTATCTGCCTCCTGCCTACACAGCCCATCCGGTCTCCACACAGTCCCAGCCTCCGgtccagcagcagcctcagccAGGGATAATGCAGGAG AGGGAGCCTGCGGGGTCAGTGCCAACCAGCGGAACAGCAGTAGCGAGCAGTCATCTGATTCCCTGA